A window of the Streptomyces sp. NBC_00878 genome harbors these coding sequences:
- a CDS encoding ornithine cyclodeaminase family protein, producing the protein MDTRLLNQNDIERLLTVLGRDAVMDKLIDALHDGFAALGRGEHDEPPPRTGFVRGADVPGVIELMPHRAPGDSVTLKTISYNPENRERYGMPTVVGTLARIDDNSGRLLALADGGLLTAMRTGAVAAVASRLLAAPGSQVLGLVGAGAQAVTQAHGLSRAFPLRKIVVSDIVPEHAASFARRAAFLGLPVEIASPERGMAEADIVSTVTSVPCEEPPVVPDGPHLEHLHVNAMGADEPGKKELPRELLERAFICVDHPGQARTVGEFQQLPDRALGPSLASLCADPAAAGPYAGRLSVLDSTGSAFADHIAFGVLLAFADELGLGHKFALECDPEDALDPYSLPYRRTSPA; encoded by the coding sequence GTGGATACCCGACTGCTCAACCAGAACGACATCGAGCGACTGCTGACCGTCCTCGGTCGCGACGCGGTCATGGACAAACTCATCGACGCCCTGCACGACGGGTTTGCCGCCCTCGGGCGCGGTGAGCACGACGAACCGCCGCCGCGCACCGGCTTCGTCCGTGGCGCCGACGTGCCCGGGGTCATCGAGCTGATGCCGCACAGGGCGCCCGGCGACAGCGTCACGCTGAAGACGATCTCCTACAACCCGGAGAACCGGGAGCGGTACGGCATGCCCACGGTCGTCGGCACGCTCGCCCGCATCGACGACAACAGCGGCCGGCTGCTGGCGCTGGCCGACGGCGGCCTGCTGACCGCGATGCGCACGGGGGCGGTCGCGGCCGTGGCCAGCCGGTTGCTGGCCGCCCCCGGCAGCCAGGTGCTCGGCCTGGTGGGTGCGGGCGCCCAGGCCGTCACTCAGGCGCACGGGCTGAGTCGCGCGTTCCCGCTCAGGAAGATCGTCGTCAGCGATATCGTGCCCGAGCACGCGGCGTCGTTCGCCCGGCGTGCGGCATTCCTGGGCCTGCCCGTCGAGATCGCGTCGCCGGAGCGGGGCATGGCCGAGGCCGACATCGTCAGCACGGTCACCTCGGTGCCCTGCGAGGAGCCGCCGGTCGTCCCGGACGGTCCACATCTGGAGCATCTGCACGTCAACGCCATGGGAGCCGACGAGCCGGGCAAGAAGGAGCTGCCACGCGAGCTGCTTGAGCGGGCGTTCATCTGCGTCGACCACCCCGGCCAGGCACGGACGGTCGGGGAGTTCCAGCAGCTGCCGGACCGGGCGCTCGGGCCGTCGCTGGCGTCGCTCTGCGCCGACCCCGCCGCCGCGGGCCCGTACGCGGGCCGGCTCAGCGTGCTCGACTCGACTGGCAGCGCGTTCGCCGACCACATCGCCTTCGGGGTCCTGCTGGCCTTCGCCGACGAGCTCGGGCTCGGGCACAAGTTCGCCCTGGAATGCGACCCCGAGGACGCTCTCGACCCGTACTCGCTGCCGTACCGCCGCACTTCGCCTGCCTGA
- a CDS encoding class I SAM-dependent methyltransferase, with product MIEPDFLRTTRTAYDAMAGLYAELFANGLEDHPLDRAMLNAFADLVRADGGGPVADLGCGPGHVTGLLHSLGLDASGVDLSPEMIAIARAAHPELRFEVGSMTALDLADGGLGGVLARYSIIHTPPEQLPQVCAEFHRVLAPGGRLLLAFQAHDDPSELAESFDHKVALAYHWSPDRVADILTKTGFTETARLRQTAPPEAQRPFPQAHLLLSKT from the coding sequence ATGATCGAACCAGACTTCCTGCGCACCACCCGAACGGCCTACGACGCCATGGCCGGCCTCTATGCCGAACTCTTCGCCAACGGTCTGGAGGACCATCCGCTGGACCGGGCGATGCTCAACGCGTTCGCCGACCTCGTCCGGGCCGACGGCGGCGGTCCGGTCGCCGACCTCGGCTGCGGACCGGGCCATGTGACCGGGTTACTCCACTCGCTCGGCCTGGACGCCTCCGGCGTCGACCTGTCGCCGGAGATGATCGCGATCGCCCGGGCGGCCCATCCGGAGCTGCGGTTCGAGGTGGGGTCGATGACCGCCCTGGACCTGGCGGACGGCGGCCTCGGCGGTGTCCTCGCCCGCTACTCGATCATCCACACCCCACCGGAGCAACTCCCCCAGGTATGCGCGGAGTTCCACCGGGTCCTCGCGCCCGGCGGCCGCCTGCTGCTCGCCTTCCAGGCCCACGACGACCCCTCGGAGCTCGCCGAGTCCTTCGACCACAAGGTGGCACTCGCCTACCACTGGTCCCCCGACCGCGTCGCGGACATTCTGACCAAGACAGGCTTCACCGAGACGGCCCGCCTACGGCAAACGGCCCCGCCGGAGGCCCAACGCCCCTTCCCGCAGGCTCACTTGCTCCTGAGTAAAACCTGA
- a CDS encoding beta-ketoacyl reductase: EQVAAFGPGALFVEIGPDGSLSRLTGGVSAAEPLTALAHMWVHGVPVDWAPYTGGGTLTQEVPTYPFQHERYWAGRSAGHLLRAHWTPQEPAATGDDVDVLRLEAPDGDPAAAAHELARTTLAAVQRALAEDRRLTVHTDGSLAASVARGLVRSAASEHPGRYELAEKLTLEPVVTDPGARVVLDGTVLVTGASGVLAGLLVRHLVAEYGVSGVVLLSRSEPDVAGLGVPVSWVRGDVSDRSVVEAALTGRELCGVFHVAGGVDDGVVSALSPERLDAVLAPKVDGAWHLHEATVGMPLKAFVVYSSAAGVLGAAGQANYAAANTFLDALIEYRRDRGLPGLSVAWGLWEQATGITRDLASRHAGTGGLPTEVALRLLDTAMRGSAPVVVAAAGDPRTSPSGHDTKGPAALTGLPPERRRRALLDLVQNRVTSTLGLSRAADPGRAFTDLGFTSLTALELRNSIAEETGQPLPASLVFDHPNAGALVGYLDGLLAPEAGTAPSGPAADPLAAAVAALEQALAGVDPVGPQAVATVARLRVLLAGQPDTPPGNGSAATLNTASADDLLDFIDREFGKPLT; this comes from the coding sequence GTGAGCAGGTGGCGGCTTTCGGGCCGGGAGCCTTGTTCGTCGAGATCGGCCCTGATGGCTCGCTGTCGCGTCTGACCGGGGGAGTGAGTGCTGCTGAGCCGTTGACCGCGCTGGCCCACATGTGGGTGCACGGTGTGCCGGTCGACTGGGCTCCCTACACCGGTGGCGGAACGCTGACGCAGGAAGTACCGACCTACCCCTTCCAACACGAACGGTACTGGGCAGGGCGCTCCGCCGGTCACCTGCTCCGGGCCCACTGGACGCCCCAGGAGCCGGCGGCCACCGGTGACGATGTGGACGTGCTCCGGCTCGAAGCGCCGGACGGGGACCCGGCGGCGGCCGCACACGAGCTCGCGAGGACCACCCTGGCCGCCGTGCAGCGGGCCCTGGCCGAGGACCGGCGCCTGACCGTGCACACCGACGGTTCGCTCGCGGCGTCGGTGGCCCGCGGGCTGGTGCGCTCGGCGGCGTCCGAACACCCCGGCCGGTACGAGCTGGCCGAGAAGCTCACCCTCGAACCGGTGGTGACCGACCCGGGCGCCCGGGTGGTGCTCGACGGCACGGTGCTGGTCACCGGCGCCTCCGGGGTGCTCGCCGGTCTGCTGGTACGTCACCTGGTTGCCGAGTACGGCGTATCCGGGGTCGTGCTGCTGTCCCGGTCCGAACCGGACGTCGCCGGACTCGGCGTGCCGGTGTCGTGGGTGCGCGGCGACGTCAGCGACCGATCGGTGGTCGAGGCGGCGCTGACGGGCCGGGAGTTGTGCGGAGTGTTCCACGTCGCGGGCGGTGTCGACGACGGTGTGGTCAGCGCCCTGAGCCCGGAACGGCTGGACGCCGTGCTTGCGCCGAAGGTGGACGGCGCGTGGCATCTGCACGAGGCGACCGTGGGGATGCCGCTGAAGGCGTTCGTCGTCTACTCGTCCGCGGCCGGTGTGCTGGGCGCGGCGGGACAGGCCAACTATGCCGCCGCGAACACGTTCCTGGACGCCCTGATCGAGTACCGCCGCGACCGTGGTCTGCCTGGCCTGTCGGTTGCGTGGGGCCTATGGGAACAAGCCACCGGCATCACCCGGGACCTGGCATCCCGGCACGCCGGGACCGGCGGGCTGCCTACCGAGGTGGCTCTCCGCCTGCTCGACACCGCGATGAGAGGGTCGGCGCCGGTGGTCGTTGCGGCGGCGGGGGACCCCCGCACCTCGCCGAGCGGGCACGACACCAAGGGCCCGGCGGCCCTGACCGGTCTGCCGCCCGAGCGCCGGCGCCGGGCGCTGCTCGACCTCGTCCAGAACCGGGTCACCTCGACGCTCGGACTGTCCCGGGCGGCCGACCCGGGACGGGCGTTCACCGACCTGGGCTTCACCTCCCTGACCGCCCTCGAACTGCGCAACAGCATCGCGGAAGAGACCGGGCAGCCGCTGCCGGCCAGCCTTGTCTTCGATCACCCGAACGCCGGGGCGCTCGTCGGCTACCTGGACGGCCTGCTCGCGCCCGAGGCCGGCACCGCCCCCTCCGGCCCGGCGGCCGACCCACTCGCAGCCGCGGTCGCGGCGCTCGAACAGGCCCTGGCCGGAGTCGATCCGGTCGGCCCGCAGGCCGTGGCCACCGTCGCGCGGCTGCGGGTGCTCCTCGCCGGGCAGCCGGACACCCCGCCCGGCAACGGCTCCGCCGCCACACTGAACACCGCCAGCGCCGACGACCTCCTCGACTTCATCGATCGGGAGTTCGGCAAACCCCTGACGTAG